Proteins encoded together in one Primulina huaijiensis isolate GDHJ02 unplaced genomic scaffold, ASM1229523v2 scaffold43369, whole genome shotgun sequence window:
- the LOC140970202 gene encoding nuclear pore complex protein NUP98A-like isoform X1: MFGSNPFGQSSNSPFGSQPAFGQTTNASNNPFAPKPFGSTSPFGSQTGGSIFGGMSTGVFGAQSSSPLGSTSVFGASSSPAFGSSTPAFGVSSASAFGNSSSAFGGSGVFGQKPSFGGFGSNTTQTSPFGSSFQQTQPAFGSNLFGSSTPFGAPSQPAFGSSSSPAFGASSTPGFGATSTPAFGSTASPTFGSTSGGFGVSTSPFGSSTPAFGTSSSPAFGSITTPAFGAATTPAFGASTAPAFGASTTSAFGASSSPFNFASSPTFGQSNAVFGSTPFGTSSLGAQNASFAGSQTTTSTFGGSGFGQSAFAGQRGGSRLAPYSSTPETDGATGTQPTGKLESISAMPIYKDKSHEELRWEDYQLGDKGGPAPAGQSTGALGFGTSSFGSASAPAFAQSSATPFSSTTPSNPFAPKTTGVFGSTGFGSSPSSTFGSSPFGQSNASNPFGSTTSATSSLFGPTAQTFRVGTSPSIFGNSSTSAFGSPSIFGPTSSQGTSSAFNTGLGFSNTQSSPLFQSNMSTLTPASSPFAQTSSAFGQTAPGFSQTNLFSTPSTGFGGNMFSSTPSFLSNTNPLGFGQTNPSLSSPFQLAQPPQSSGGFSFTNFGQSQAAGTSGFGGTPGIFSQSAFGQLSAPQSVVAAQPSPIVNPFGTLPAMPQISIGRTGTSPSIHYGISSLPQIVEKPVPARISSLLTPRHLSQRRVRLPMRKYHPKIDGPKVPFFNDGDEETPSTPKADALFIPRENPRALVIRPLDQWPARANTEKTTQSKATGTLSYGNGKLQNDVSTLINGQTVRDKDASPAEHSVENGVANELVNPVKRNPKTNVVLDGRSTDKGDSYITLGSHRAGEAAIVFEHGADIEALMPKLRHSDYYTEPRIQELAAKERAEPGYCRNVKDFVVGRHGFGSIKFFGETDVRKLDLESLVQFNNREVIVYMDESKKPPIGQGLNKPAEVTLLNIKCFDKKTGQQYTEGPRIERYKEMLKRKAEDQGAEFVSYNPIEGEWKFRVNHFSTYKLGNDEDENDDNLLDAMR; this comes from the exons ATGTTCGGAAGCAACC CTTTTGGGCAGTCATCCAATAGTCCATTTGGGTCACAGCCGGCATTCGGGCAGACTACTAATGCAAGTAACAATCCTTTTGCTCCCAAGCCCTTTGGAAGCACAAGCCCTTTTGGTTCACAGACCGGAGGTTCAATTTTCGGGGGCATGTCTACTGGTGTATTTGGTGCTCAGTCTTCTTCTCCTTTAGGTTCGACTTCTGTGTTTGGTGCTTCTTCTTCACCTGCATTTGGAAGTTCAACCCCTGCATTTGGTGTTTCCTCAGCTTCGGCTTTTGGAAACTCATCTTCTGCATTTGGTG GTTCCGGGGTATTTGGGCAGAAGCCGAGTTTTGGTGGTTTTGGATCTAATACTACTCAAACAAGTCCATTTGGAAGCTCATTTCAGCAAACACAACCAGCTTTTGGCAGCAATCTGTTTGGTTCCTCAACACCATTCGGTGCTCCTAGTCAGCCTGCATTTGGTTCGTCAAGTAGTCCTGCATTTGGTGCTTCGAGTACACCTGGCTTTGGTGCTACCAGCACTCCGGCCTTTGGTTCTACTGCAAGCCCTACATTTGGCAGCACAAGTGGTGGGTTTGGTGTGTCGACCTCTCCTTTCGGATCAAGCACTCCAGCATTTGGTACTTCTAGCTCTCCAGCATTTGGTTCCATAACCACTCCTGCTTTCGGCGCGGCAACAACGCCTGCTTTTGGTGCCTCAACTGCTCCTGCTTTCGGTGCCTCAACAACTTCTGCTTTCGGTGCTTCAAGTAGTCCTTTTAACTTTGCATCCAGTCCAACATTTGGTCAATCAAATGCTGTATTTGGAAGTACCCCATTTGGAACATCATCCTTAGGTGCTCAAAATGCTTCTTTCG CAGGATCACAAACTACAACCTCCACTTTTGGTGGCTCTGGTTTTGGCCAGTCTGCTTTTGCAGGGCAGCGAGGTGGAAGTAGATTAGCTCCCTACTCATCCACTCCTGAGACAGATGGAGCGACTGGTACACAACCCACTGGCAAACTAGAATCTATTTCGGCCATGCCAATCTACAAGGATAAAAGTCATGAAGAACTTAGATGGGAGGACTACCAGTTAGGAGATAAAG GAGGGCCAGCTCCTGCTGGACAGTCTACTGGTGCGCTTGGATTTGGTACCTCAAGTTTTGGCTCGGCATCTGCTCCTGCATTTGCTCAATCCTCTGCTACTCCTTTTTCATCTACAACACCTTCCAATCCATTTGCTCCAAAAACCACCGGAGTTTTTGGCAGCACAGGGTTTGGATCTTCGCCGTCCTCCACTTTTGGTTCTTCCCCTTTTGGACAGTCAAATGCGTCTAATCCTTTTGGTTCAACGACATCAGCAACATCCTCCTTATTTGGACCTACTGCTCAAACATTTAGAGTTGGTACCTCCCCTTCTATTTTTGGCAACTCCAGCACATCAGCTTTTGGATCACCATCTATCTTTGGCCCGACATCATCACAGGGAACATCATCTGCATTTAATACCGGCCTGGGTTTTTCCAATACTCAGTCTTCCCCATTATTCCAGTCAAATATGTCTACGCTAACACCAGCAAGTTCTCCATTTGCACAGACCTCTTCCGCCTTTGGCCAAACTGCCCCTGGCTTCAGTCAAACAAATTTGTTTAGCACACCCTCAACTGGTTTTGGTGGCAATATGTTCTCGAGCACTCCATCATTTCTAAGTAACACCAACCCTCTGGGATTTGGCCAAACAAAT CCATCTCTTTCTAGTCCATTTCAATTGGCGCAACCACCTCAGAGTTCCGGTGGTTTTAGTTTTACCAACTTTGGACAATCTCAAGCAG CTGGAACAAGTGGCTTTGGAGGCACCCCTGGTATTTTTAGCCAGAGTGCATTTGGACAATT GTCAGCTCCTCAGAGTGTGGTAGCTGCACAACCATCGCCCATTGTAAATCCTTTTGGAACTCTTCCAGCAATGCCACAGATATCAATTGGACGCACAGGCACTTCTCCTTCTATTCATTATGGAATTTCTAGCTTGCCA CAGATTGTTGAGAAACCAGTTCCTGCGAGAATATCGTCTCTATTGACGCCTCGACACCTTTCCCAAAGGCGTGTAAGGCTTCCTATGAGGAAATATCACCCTAAAATCGATGGTCCAAAG GTGCCATTTTTCAATGATGGTGATGAAGAAACACCCAGCACGCCAAAAGCAGATGCCCTTTTCATTCCAAGGGAGAATCCCAGAGCTCTTGTAATTCGTCCGCTGGATCAGTGGCCTGCTAGAGCAAATACGGAGAAAACAACACAATCGAAGGCCACAGGCACTCTTTCATATGGAAATG gtAAACTTCAGAACGATGTTTCCACTCTAATAAATGGGCAAACGGTCCGGGATAAAGATG CTTCCCCTGCTGAGCACTCTGTGGAAAATGGTGTGGCTAATGAGCTAGTTAATCCTGTCAAACGGAACCCAAAAACAAATGTGGTCCTTGATGGTCGTTCTACAGATAAAGGGGACTCTTATATCACTCTCGGAAGCCATAGAGCTGGCGAAGCTGCTATTGTGTTCGAGCATGGAGCTGACATTGAGGCACTGATGCCTAAGCTTCGTCACTCTGATTATTACACGGAACCACGAATTCAGGAGCTAGCTGCAAAGGAAAGAGCTGAACCAGGTTATTGCCGCAATGTAAAGGACTTCGTTGTTGGAAGACATGGTTTTGGTAGTATCAAATTCTTTGGGGAAACAGATGTGAGAAAGCTTGATCTCGAGTCTCTTGTTCAATTCAACAATCGAGAGGTGATCGTATATATGGATGAGAGCAAGAAACCTCCAATTGGACAAGGCCTCAATAAACCTGCCGAGGTGACACTtcttaatataaaatgttttgaCAAGAAGACTGGTCAGCAATATACCGAAGGACCAAGGATCGAGAGGTATAAAGAAATGCTTAAAAGAAAAGCCGAAGATCAAGGTGCTGAGTTTGTGAGCTATAATCCAATCGAAGGAGAATGGAAGTTCAGGGTCAACCATTTCAGCACATACAAGCTTGGAAATGATgaagatgaaaatgatgataatctGCTTGATGCCATGAGATGA
- the LOC140970202 gene encoding nuclear pore complex protein NUP98A-like isoform X3, with amino-acid sequence MFGSNPFGQSSNSPFGSQPAFGQTTNASNNPFAPKPFGSTSPFGSQTGGSIFGGMSTGVFGAQSSSPLGSTSVFGASSSPAFGSSTPAFGVSSASAFGNSSSAFGGSGVFGQKPSFGGFGSNTTQTSPFGSSFQQTQPAFGSNLFGSSTPFGAPSQPAFGSSSSPAFGASSTPGFGATSTPAFGSTASPTFGSTSGGFGVSTSPFGSSTPAFGTSSSPAFGSITTPAFGAATTPAFGASTAPAFGASTTSAFGASSSPFNFASSPTFGQSNAVFGSTPFGTSSLGAQNASFAGSQTTTSTFGGSGFGQSAFAGQRGGSRLAPYSSTPETDGATGTQPTGKLESISAMPIYKDKSHEELRWEDYQLGDKGGPAPAGQSTGALGFGTSSFGSASAPAFAQSSATPFSSTTPSNPFAPKTTGVFGSTGFGSSPSSTFGSSPFGQSNASNPFGSTTSATSSLFGPTAQTFRVGTSPSIFGNSSTSAFGSPSIFGPTSSQGTSSAFNTGLGFSNTQSSPLFQSNMSTLTPASSPFAQTSSAFGQTAPGFSQTNLFSTPSTGFGGNMFSSTPSFLSNTNPLGFGQTNPSLSSPFQLAQPPQSSGGFSFTNFGQSQAAGTSGFGGTPGIFSQSAFGQLSAPQSVVAAQPSPIVNPFGTLPAMPQISIGRTGTSPSIHYGISSLPIVEKPVPARISSLLTPRHLSQRRVRLPMRKYHPKIDGPKVPFFNDGDEETPSTPKADALFIPRENPRALVIRPLDQWPARANTEKTTQSKATGTLSYGNGKLQNDVSTLINGQTVRDKDASPAEHSVENGVANELVNPVKRNPKTNVVLDGRSTDKGDSYITLGSHRAGEAAIVFEHGADIEALMPKLRHSDYYTEPRIQELAAKERAEPGYCRNVKDFVVGRHGFGSIKFFGETDVRKLDLESLVQFNNREVIVYMDESKKPPIGQGLNKPAEVTLLNIKCFDKKTGQQYTEGPRIERYKEMLKRKAEDQGAEFVSYNPIEGEWKFRVNHFSTYKLGNDEDENDDNLLDAMR; translated from the exons ATGTTCGGAAGCAACC CTTTTGGGCAGTCATCCAATAGTCCATTTGGGTCACAGCCGGCATTCGGGCAGACTACTAATGCAAGTAACAATCCTTTTGCTCCCAAGCCCTTTGGAAGCACAAGCCCTTTTGGTTCACAGACCGGAGGTTCAATTTTCGGGGGCATGTCTACTGGTGTATTTGGTGCTCAGTCTTCTTCTCCTTTAGGTTCGACTTCTGTGTTTGGTGCTTCTTCTTCACCTGCATTTGGAAGTTCAACCCCTGCATTTGGTGTTTCCTCAGCTTCGGCTTTTGGAAACTCATCTTCTGCATTTGGTG GTTCCGGGGTATTTGGGCAGAAGCCGAGTTTTGGTGGTTTTGGATCTAATACTACTCAAACAAGTCCATTTGGAAGCTCATTTCAGCAAACACAACCAGCTTTTGGCAGCAATCTGTTTGGTTCCTCAACACCATTCGGTGCTCCTAGTCAGCCTGCATTTGGTTCGTCAAGTAGTCCTGCATTTGGTGCTTCGAGTACACCTGGCTTTGGTGCTACCAGCACTCCGGCCTTTGGTTCTACTGCAAGCCCTACATTTGGCAGCACAAGTGGTGGGTTTGGTGTGTCGACCTCTCCTTTCGGATCAAGCACTCCAGCATTTGGTACTTCTAGCTCTCCAGCATTTGGTTCCATAACCACTCCTGCTTTCGGCGCGGCAACAACGCCTGCTTTTGGTGCCTCAACTGCTCCTGCTTTCGGTGCCTCAACAACTTCTGCTTTCGGTGCTTCAAGTAGTCCTTTTAACTTTGCATCCAGTCCAACATTTGGTCAATCAAATGCTGTATTTGGAAGTACCCCATTTGGAACATCATCCTTAGGTGCTCAAAATGCTTCTTTCG CAGGATCACAAACTACAACCTCCACTTTTGGTGGCTCTGGTTTTGGCCAGTCTGCTTTTGCAGGGCAGCGAGGTGGAAGTAGATTAGCTCCCTACTCATCCACTCCTGAGACAGATGGAGCGACTGGTACACAACCCACTGGCAAACTAGAATCTATTTCGGCCATGCCAATCTACAAGGATAAAAGTCATGAAGAACTTAGATGGGAGGACTACCAGTTAGGAGATAAAG GAGGGCCAGCTCCTGCTGGACAGTCTACTGGTGCGCTTGGATTTGGTACCTCAAGTTTTGGCTCGGCATCTGCTCCTGCATTTGCTCAATCCTCTGCTACTCCTTTTTCATCTACAACACCTTCCAATCCATTTGCTCCAAAAACCACCGGAGTTTTTGGCAGCACAGGGTTTGGATCTTCGCCGTCCTCCACTTTTGGTTCTTCCCCTTTTGGACAGTCAAATGCGTCTAATCCTTTTGGTTCAACGACATCAGCAACATCCTCCTTATTTGGACCTACTGCTCAAACATTTAGAGTTGGTACCTCCCCTTCTATTTTTGGCAACTCCAGCACATCAGCTTTTGGATCACCATCTATCTTTGGCCCGACATCATCACAGGGAACATCATCTGCATTTAATACCGGCCTGGGTTTTTCCAATACTCAGTCTTCCCCATTATTCCAGTCAAATATGTCTACGCTAACACCAGCAAGTTCTCCATTTGCACAGACCTCTTCCGCCTTTGGCCAAACTGCCCCTGGCTTCAGTCAAACAAATTTGTTTAGCACACCCTCAACTGGTTTTGGTGGCAATATGTTCTCGAGCACTCCATCATTTCTAAGTAACACCAACCCTCTGGGATTTGGCCAAACAAAT CCATCTCTTTCTAGTCCATTTCAATTGGCGCAACCACCTCAGAGTTCCGGTGGTTTTAGTTTTACCAACTTTGGACAATCTCAAGCAG CTGGAACAAGTGGCTTTGGAGGCACCCCTGGTATTTTTAGCCAGAGTGCATTTGGACAATT GTCAGCTCCTCAGAGTGTGGTAGCTGCACAACCATCGCCCATTGTAAATCCTTTTGGAACTCTTCCAGCAATGCCACAGATATCAATTGGACGCACAGGCACTTCTCCTTCTATTCATTATGGAATTTCTAGCTTGCCA ATTGTTGAGAAACCAGTTCCTGCGAGAATATCGTCTCTATTGACGCCTCGACACCTTTCCCAAAGGCGTGTAAGGCTTCCTATGAGGAAATATCACCCTAAAATCGATGGTCCAAAG GTGCCATTTTTCAATGATGGTGATGAAGAAACACCCAGCACGCCAAAAGCAGATGCCCTTTTCATTCCAAGGGAGAATCCCAGAGCTCTTGTAATTCGTCCGCTGGATCAGTGGCCTGCTAGAGCAAATACGGAGAAAACAACACAATCGAAGGCCACAGGCACTCTTTCATATGGAAATG gtAAACTTCAGAACGATGTTTCCACTCTAATAAATGGGCAAACGGTCCGGGATAAAGATG CTTCCCCTGCTGAGCACTCTGTGGAAAATGGTGTGGCTAATGAGCTAGTTAATCCTGTCAAACGGAACCCAAAAACAAATGTGGTCCTTGATGGTCGTTCTACAGATAAAGGGGACTCTTATATCACTCTCGGAAGCCATAGAGCTGGCGAAGCTGCTATTGTGTTCGAGCATGGAGCTGACATTGAGGCACTGATGCCTAAGCTTCGTCACTCTGATTATTACACGGAACCACGAATTCAGGAGCTAGCTGCAAAGGAAAGAGCTGAACCAGGTTATTGCCGCAATGTAAAGGACTTCGTTGTTGGAAGACATGGTTTTGGTAGTATCAAATTCTTTGGGGAAACAGATGTGAGAAAGCTTGATCTCGAGTCTCTTGTTCAATTCAACAATCGAGAGGTGATCGTATATATGGATGAGAGCAAGAAACCTCCAATTGGACAAGGCCTCAATAAACCTGCCGAGGTGACACTtcttaatataaaatgttttgaCAAGAAGACTGGTCAGCAATATACCGAAGGACCAAGGATCGAGAGGTATAAAGAAATGCTTAAAAGAAAAGCCGAAGATCAAGGTGCTGAGTTTGTGAGCTATAATCCAATCGAAGGAGAATGGAAGTTCAGGGTCAACCATTTCAGCACATACAAGCTTGGAAATGATgaagatgaaaatgatgataatctGCTTGATGCCATGAGATGA
- the LOC140970202 gene encoding nuclear pore complex protein NUP98A-like isoform X4, whose amino-acid sequence MFGSNPFGQSSNSPFGSQPAFGQTTNASNNPFAPKPFGSTSPFGSQTGGSIFGGMSTGVFGAQSSSPLGSTSVFGASSSPAFGSSTPAFGVSSASAFGNSSSAFGGSGVFGQKPSFGGFGSNTTQTSPFGSSFQQTQPAFGSNLFGSSTPFGAPSQPAFGSSSSPAFGASSTPGFGATSTPAFGSTASPTFGSTSGGFGVSTSPFGSSTPAFGTSSSPAFGSITTPAFGAATTPAFGASTAPAFGASTTSAFGASSSPFNFASSPTFGQSNAVFGSTPFGTSSLGAQNASFGSQTTTSTFGGSGFGQSAFAGQRGGSRLAPYSSTPETDGATGTQPTGKLESISAMPIYKDKSHEELRWEDYQLGDKGGPAPAGQSTGALGFGTSSFGSASAPAFAQSSATPFSSTTPSNPFAPKTTGVFGSTGFGSSPSSTFGSSPFGQSNASNPFGSTTSATSSLFGPTAQTFRVGTSPSIFGNSSTSAFGSPSIFGPTSSQGTSSAFNTGLGFSNTQSSPLFQSNMSTLTPASSPFAQTSSAFGQTAPGFSQTNLFSTPSTGFGGNMFSSTPSFLSNTNPLGFGQTNPSLSSPFQLAQPPQSSGGFSFTNFGQSQAAGTSGFGGTPGIFSQSAFGQLSAPQSVVAAQPSPIVNPFGTLPAMPQISIGRTGTSPSIHYGISSLPIVEKPVPARISSLLTPRHLSQRRVRLPMRKYHPKIDGPKVPFFNDGDEETPSTPKADALFIPRENPRALVIRPLDQWPARANTEKTTQSKATGTLSYGNGKLQNDVSTLINGQTVRDKDASPAEHSVENGVANELVNPVKRNPKTNVVLDGRSTDKGDSYITLGSHRAGEAAIVFEHGADIEALMPKLRHSDYYTEPRIQELAAKERAEPGYCRNVKDFVVGRHGFGSIKFFGETDVRKLDLESLVQFNNREVIVYMDESKKPPIGQGLNKPAEVTLLNIKCFDKKTGQQYTEGPRIERYKEMLKRKAEDQGAEFVSYNPIEGEWKFRVNHFSTYKLGNDEDENDDNLLDAMR is encoded by the exons ATGTTCGGAAGCAACC CTTTTGGGCAGTCATCCAATAGTCCATTTGGGTCACAGCCGGCATTCGGGCAGACTACTAATGCAAGTAACAATCCTTTTGCTCCCAAGCCCTTTGGAAGCACAAGCCCTTTTGGTTCACAGACCGGAGGTTCAATTTTCGGGGGCATGTCTACTGGTGTATTTGGTGCTCAGTCTTCTTCTCCTTTAGGTTCGACTTCTGTGTTTGGTGCTTCTTCTTCACCTGCATTTGGAAGTTCAACCCCTGCATTTGGTGTTTCCTCAGCTTCGGCTTTTGGAAACTCATCTTCTGCATTTGGTG GTTCCGGGGTATTTGGGCAGAAGCCGAGTTTTGGTGGTTTTGGATCTAATACTACTCAAACAAGTCCATTTGGAAGCTCATTTCAGCAAACACAACCAGCTTTTGGCAGCAATCTGTTTGGTTCCTCAACACCATTCGGTGCTCCTAGTCAGCCTGCATTTGGTTCGTCAAGTAGTCCTGCATTTGGTGCTTCGAGTACACCTGGCTTTGGTGCTACCAGCACTCCGGCCTTTGGTTCTACTGCAAGCCCTACATTTGGCAGCACAAGTGGTGGGTTTGGTGTGTCGACCTCTCCTTTCGGATCAAGCACTCCAGCATTTGGTACTTCTAGCTCTCCAGCATTTGGTTCCATAACCACTCCTGCTTTCGGCGCGGCAACAACGCCTGCTTTTGGTGCCTCAACTGCTCCTGCTTTCGGTGCCTCAACAACTTCTGCTTTCGGTGCTTCAAGTAGTCCTTTTAACTTTGCATCCAGTCCAACATTTGGTCAATCAAATGCTGTATTTGGAAGTACCCCATTTGGAACATCATCCTTAGGTGCTCAAAATGCTTCTTTCG GATCACAAACTACAACCTCCACTTTTGGTGGCTCTGGTTTTGGCCAGTCTGCTTTTGCAGGGCAGCGAGGTGGAAGTAGATTAGCTCCCTACTCATCCACTCCTGAGACAGATGGAGCGACTGGTACACAACCCACTGGCAAACTAGAATCTATTTCGGCCATGCCAATCTACAAGGATAAAAGTCATGAAGAACTTAGATGGGAGGACTACCAGTTAGGAGATAAAG GAGGGCCAGCTCCTGCTGGACAGTCTACTGGTGCGCTTGGATTTGGTACCTCAAGTTTTGGCTCGGCATCTGCTCCTGCATTTGCTCAATCCTCTGCTACTCCTTTTTCATCTACAACACCTTCCAATCCATTTGCTCCAAAAACCACCGGAGTTTTTGGCAGCACAGGGTTTGGATCTTCGCCGTCCTCCACTTTTGGTTCTTCCCCTTTTGGACAGTCAAATGCGTCTAATCCTTTTGGTTCAACGACATCAGCAACATCCTCCTTATTTGGACCTACTGCTCAAACATTTAGAGTTGGTACCTCCCCTTCTATTTTTGGCAACTCCAGCACATCAGCTTTTGGATCACCATCTATCTTTGGCCCGACATCATCACAGGGAACATCATCTGCATTTAATACCGGCCTGGGTTTTTCCAATACTCAGTCTTCCCCATTATTCCAGTCAAATATGTCTACGCTAACACCAGCAAGTTCTCCATTTGCACAGACCTCTTCCGCCTTTGGCCAAACTGCCCCTGGCTTCAGTCAAACAAATTTGTTTAGCACACCCTCAACTGGTTTTGGTGGCAATATGTTCTCGAGCACTCCATCATTTCTAAGTAACACCAACCCTCTGGGATTTGGCCAAACAAAT CCATCTCTTTCTAGTCCATTTCAATTGGCGCAACCACCTCAGAGTTCCGGTGGTTTTAGTTTTACCAACTTTGGACAATCTCAAGCAG CTGGAACAAGTGGCTTTGGAGGCACCCCTGGTATTTTTAGCCAGAGTGCATTTGGACAATT GTCAGCTCCTCAGAGTGTGGTAGCTGCACAACCATCGCCCATTGTAAATCCTTTTGGAACTCTTCCAGCAATGCCACAGATATCAATTGGACGCACAGGCACTTCTCCTTCTATTCATTATGGAATTTCTAGCTTGCCA ATTGTTGAGAAACCAGTTCCTGCGAGAATATCGTCTCTATTGACGCCTCGACACCTTTCCCAAAGGCGTGTAAGGCTTCCTATGAGGAAATATCACCCTAAAATCGATGGTCCAAAG GTGCCATTTTTCAATGATGGTGATGAAGAAACACCCAGCACGCCAAAAGCAGATGCCCTTTTCATTCCAAGGGAGAATCCCAGAGCTCTTGTAATTCGTCCGCTGGATCAGTGGCCTGCTAGAGCAAATACGGAGAAAACAACACAATCGAAGGCCACAGGCACTCTTTCATATGGAAATG gtAAACTTCAGAACGATGTTTCCACTCTAATAAATGGGCAAACGGTCCGGGATAAAGATG CTTCCCCTGCTGAGCACTCTGTGGAAAATGGTGTGGCTAATGAGCTAGTTAATCCTGTCAAACGGAACCCAAAAACAAATGTGGTCCTTGATGGTCGTTCTACAGATAAAGGGGACTCTTATATCACTCTCGGAAGCCATAGAGCTGGCGAAGCTGCTATTGTGTTCGAGCATGGAGCTGACATTGAGGCACTGATGCCTAAGCTTCGTCACTCTGATTATTACACGGAACCACGAATTCAGGAGCTAGCTGCAAAGGAAAGAGCTGAACCAGGTTATTGCCGCAATGTAAAGGACTTCGTTGTTGGAAGACATGGTTTTGGTAGTATCAAATTCTTTGGGGAAACAGATGTGAGAAAGCTTGATCTCGAGTCTCTTGTTCAATTCAACAATCGAGAGGTGATCGTATATATGGATGAGAGCAAGAAACCTCCAATTGGACAAGGCCTCAATAAACCTGCCGAGGTGACACTtcttaatataaaatgttttgaCAAGAAGACTGGTCAGCAATATACCGAAGGACCAAGGATCGAGAGGTATAAAGAAATGCTTAAAAGAAAAGCCGAAGATCAAGGTGCTGAGTTTGTGAGCTATAATCCAATCGAAGGAGAATGGAAGTTCAGGGTCAACCATTTCAGCACATACAAGCTTGGAAATGATgaagatgaaaatgatgataatctGCTTGATGCCATGAGATGA